One Acanthopagrus latus isolate v.2019 chromosome 12, fAcaLat1.1, whole genome shotgun sequence genomic region harbors:
- the car15 gene encoding carbonic anhydrase 15 isoform X1, whose amino-acid sequence MMIWTAALLTTVLSLARPDDYCYDEPDCDPYAWGDTFPSCHPLLGVHHSPINLDDQMIRNESLGPLHLEGFDAIQTGHWTLQNDGHSVLLHVGSGMSVSGGGLPDVYHTIQLHFHWGGPATNGSEHTVDRRRYPMEVHIVSMKSIHPNVTAALEDPTGLAVLGFFIDVVYADNVHFGHISQKLSSVAYKGQTAKVKPFPLMSLLPKHNMSQYYRYYGSLTTPPCSQAVVWTLYEVPIYISWSQLAQFTSQIFSTEEDAEQVTPLQNNFRHIHPTFSRIVSVSKDAKLLTGTAGRPLRSALSAHLLPIILLGSFVSRL is encoded by the exons ATGATGATCTGGACCGCCGCTCTCCTCACGACTGTCCTTTCACTCGCTCGTCCAG ATGACTACTGTTACGATGAGCCGGACTGTG ATCCTTACGCGTGGGGAGACACATTCCCATCTTGTCACCCTTTACTTGGAGTGCATCACTCTCCCATCAACCTGGACGACCAGATGATCAGGAACGAGTCTCTGGGACCTTTGCATCTGGAGGGCTTCGACGCGATCCAGACGGGCCACTGGACGCTTCAGAACGACGGACACTCTG TCCTGCTGCATGTTGGCAGTGGCATGTCGGTGAGCGGCGGAGGTCTTCCAGATGTGTACCACACCATCCAGCTGCACTTCCACTGGGGAGGCCCGGCCACCAACGGCTCCGAGCACACGGTGGACAGGCGCAGATACCCGATGGAG GTGCACATCGTCAGCATGAAGTCCATCCATCCCAACGTGACGGCAGCCTTGGAAGATCCAACTGGACTCGCCGTTCTTGGGTTCTTTATTGAT GTCGTTTATGCAGACAATGTGCACTTCGGACACATATCACAAAAGCTGTCGTCTGTCGCTTACAAAG GCCAGACTGCTAAAGTGAAGCCATTCCCGCTGATGAGCCTCCTGCCGAAGCACAACATGAGTCAGTATTACCGTTATTACGGCAGCCTCACCACTCCTCCGTGTTCTCAGGCGGTCGTATGGACCCTCTACGAAGTCCCTATCTACATCTCGTGGTCCCAA ctgGCTCAGTTTACCTCACAGATCTtctccacagaggaggatgctgaGCAGGTGACCCCCCTGCAGAACAACTTCAGACACATCCACCCCACCTTCAGTCGCATCGTGTCCGTGTCCAAAGATGCCAAACTGCTCACAGGGACGGCCGGTCGTCCCCTCAGGTCCGCGCTGTCGGCACATCTGCTTCCAATCATCTTACTGGGAAGCTTTGTCTCCAGACTTTAG
- the car15 gene encoding carbonic anhydrase 15 isoform X2, with product MIRNESLGPLHLEGFDAIQTGHWTLQNDGHSVLLHVGSGMSVSGGGLPDVYHTIQLHFHWGGPATNGSEHTVDRRRYPMEVHIVSMKSIHPNVTAALEDPTGLAVLGFFIDVVYADNVHFGHISQKLSSVAYKGQTAKVKPFPLMSLLPKHNMSQYYRYYGSLTTPPCSQAVVWTLYEVPIYISWSQLAQFTSQIFSTEEDAEQVTPLQNNFRHIHPTFSRIVSVSKDAKLLTGTAGRPLRSALSAHLLPIILLGSFVSRL from the exons ATGATCAGGAACGAGTCTCTGGGACCTTTGCATCTGGAGGGCTTCGACGCGATCCAGACGGGCCACTGGACGCTTCAGAACGACGGACACTCTG TCCTGCTGCATGTTGGCAGTGGCATGTCGGTGAGCGGCGGAGGTCTTCCAGATGTGTACCACACCATCCAGCTGCACTTCCACTGGGGAGGCCCGGCCACCAACGGCTCCGAGCACACGGTGGACAGGCGCAGATACCCGATGGAG GTGCACATCGTCAGCATGAAGTCCATCCATCCCAACGTGACGGCAGCCTTGGAAGATCCAACTGGACTCGCCGTTCTTGGGTTCTTTATTGAT GTCGTTTATGCAGACAATGTGCACTTCGGACACATATCACAAAAGCTGTCGTCTGTCGCTTACAAAG GCCAGACTGCTAAAGTGAAGCCATTCCCGCTGATGAGCCTCCTGCCGAAGCACAACATGAGTCAGTATTACCGTTATTACGGCAGCCTCACCACTCCTCCGTGTTCTCAGGCGGTCGTATGGACCCTCTACGAAGTCCCTATCTACATCTCGTGGTCCCAA ctgGCTCAGTTTACCTCACAGATCTtctccacagaggaggatgctgaGCAGGTGACCCCCCTGCAGAACAACTTCAGACACATCCACCCCACCTTCAGTCGCATCGTGTCCGTGTCCAAAGATGCCAAACTGCTCACAGGGACGGCCGGTCGTCCCCTCAGGTCCGCGCTGTCGGCACATCTGCTTCCAATCATCTTACTGGGAAGCTTTGTCTCCAGACTTTAG